A part of Candidatus Brocadia sp. genomic DNA contains:
- a CDS encoding PDZ domain-containing protein, with product MKDTKSFTLWWVVSCLFFVYSSSLFANQKIETDKLKKELLDLEKATDPLIQTFRKVAQLVSPSVVSLSTEKKDHPKFGKETEPLPPYQNFSPKHDPHAENLPKKGLGSGIIIDERGYILTNNHVIVGFAEDEITVVTYDGEQYKDVKIVGIDPNTDIAVIKIEGEDFLPLEFGNSEDVQVGDWVIAIGSPFGYQQTVSAGIISAKGRTHVIPFELPFIYEDFFQTDAAINPGNSGGPLVNLRGELIGVNTAIATRSGGFQGVGFAISASIAKETVETIVATGSVVRGYLGVGTHDINDELAMTLGLRDKKEIISRFDLSSEKGAFVLEVWSDTPASKAGISPGDVISEIDGKKIGGTTDLQQAIRRAKVDEKIIVKIVRNGVESALEVMVERQPEDLAGKTYLAIRKLDEPTKFSLGLVVNDLNPAIAKSLGFEGESGVLVVDVEVGSPAERAGISPGDLITKVGTKEVNSVPEFMALMDEFLEKDMPISVYVKNKGFVTLK from the coding sequence ATGAAAGATACAAAATCATTCACTTTGTGGTGGGTGGTAAGCTGCCTCTTTTTCGTGTATAGTAGTTCTCTCTTTGCTAATCAGAAGATTGAAACTGACAAATTAAAGAAAGAACTTCTGGATCTCGAGAAGGCCACCGATCCGCTTATTCAAACTTTTAGAAAAGTTGCACAACTCGTCAGCCCATCGGTTGTCAGTCTCAGTACTGAGAAAAAAGACCATCCGAAGTTTGGCAAGGAAACAGAACCTTTGCCACCCTACCAAAATTTTTCTCCGAAACATGACCCTCACGCGGAAAATCTACCCAAAAAAGGGTTGGGTTCAGGAATTATTATCGATGAACGTGGTTACATTTTAACGAATAATCATGTTATCGTCGGTTTTGCTGAAGATGAAATTACCGTGGTTACTTACGATGGAGAACAATATAAGGATGTCAAAATTGTTGGGATTGATCCGAATACAGACATTGCAGTCATTAAAATAGAAGGAGAGGATTTCCTTCCTCTCGAATTTGGTAATTCAGAAGATGTGCAGGTAGGCGATTGGGTTATTGCCATCGGTAGCCCCTTCGGATATCAGCAAACAGTTTCTGCGGGTATTATCAGTGCGAAAGGGAGAACCCATGTCATTCCGTTTGAACTGCCTTTTATTTACGAAGATTTTTTCCAAACGGATGCGGCCATTAATCCTGGTAATAGCGGCGGACCGCTTGTCAACCTCAGGGGAGAATTAATTGGGGTAAATACCGCCATTGCAACCCGGTCAGGCGGATTCCAGGGTGTAGGATTCGCAATTTCTGCTAGTATTGCAAAAGAAACTGTTGAAACCATTGTAGCCACCGGGAGTGTTGTAAGAGGATATTTAGGGGTAGGAACCCATGATATTAATGATGAGTTGGCTATGACGCTTGGCTTAAGAGATAAAAAAGAAATTATCAGTCGTTTTGACTTATCATCGGAAAAAGGGGCCTTTGTTTTAGAGGTGTGGAGTGATACTCCTGCATCAAAGGCGGGCATCTCCCCAGGCGACGTAATTTCAGAGATAGACGGAAAGAAAATCGGTGGTACCACGGATCTGCAGCAGGCCATTCGTCGTGCAAAGGTGGACGAAAAGATTATTGTAAAGATCGTACGCAACGGGGTAGAAAGCGCATTAGAGGTTATGGTGGAACGACAGCCGGAAGACCTCGCAGGGAAAACTTACCTTGCTATTCGGAAATTAGATGAACCTACAAAATTTTCTTTAGGATTAGTGGTCAATGATTTAAATCCTGCAATTGCAAAATCACTGGGTTTTGAAGGCGAGAGTGGTGTTTTGGTTGTCGATGTCGAAGTAGGAAGCCCCGCCGAGCGTGCTGGGATAAGTCCCGGTGATTTGATCACAAAAGTCGGTACAAAAGAGGTAAATTCTGTTCCAGAATTCATGGCCCTTATGGACGAATTCTTAGAGAAAGATATGCCAATAAGTGTTTATGTAAAGAATAAGGGCTTTGTAACGTTAAAATAA